A genomic window from Alkalihalobacillus sp. AL-G includes:
- the nadC gene encoding carboxylating nicotinate-nucleotide diphosphorylase, translating into MNRLKVRQELERFFVEDIGAADLTSQLLFQVNQLGHGWFFMKEDGVFSGEQIVQEGYQLISSEVQVEMAVHDGQFLKKGDTIAFINGPVTSILEGERVILNLMQRMSGIATLTRQATKLVEGSGIKICDTRKTTPGLRMFEKYAVRCGGGMNHRLTLDGGVMIKDNHIAMYGNIGKAVEQVRKEIGPMTKIEVETETIEQVRDAVEANADIIMFDNCTPEDIQERVKLVPNHIATEASGGITFETLPSYKECGVQFISLGTLTHSVKSIDISLELEVD; encoded by the coding sequence ATGAATCGATTAAAAGTTCGTCAGGAGCTTGAACGTTTTTTCGTTGAAGACATCGGGGCTGCAGACCTTACTAGTCAGTTGCTCTTTCAAGTAAACCAACTAGGACATGGGTGGTTTTTCATGAAAGAGGACGGCGTTTTTTCAGGGGAACAAATCGTCCAAGAAGGCTATCAATTAATCTCTTCGGAAGTACAAGTTGAGATGGCAGTTCATGACGGTCAGTTTTTAAAAAAGGGAGATACGATTGCGTTTATAAATGGTCCAGTCACATCCATTCTCGAAGGTGAGCGGGTCATTTTAAATCTTATGCAGCGCATGTCTGGAATTGCAACGTTAACCCGGCAAGCAACAAAGCTAGTTGAAGGGTCAGGCATTAAAATTTGTGATACTAGAAAAACAACACCAGGACTTCGGATGTTTGAAAAATATGCAGTTCGTTGCGGTGGTGGAATGAATCATCGTCTGACATTGGACGGTGGGGTCATGATCAAAGATAATCATATCGCAATGTATGGGAACATCGGAAAAGCAGTTGAACAAGTGCGAAAGGAAATTGGCCCGATGACAAAAATTGAAGTGGAGACAGAAACGATCGAGCAAGTGAGAGATGCGGTAGAAGCCAACGCAGACATCATCATGTTCGACAACTGTACACCTGAAGATATTCAAGAACGGGTGAAGCTTGTTCCGAATCATATCGCAACCGAAGCGTCGGGTGGGATAACGTTTGAAACACTTCCTTCTTATAAAGAGTGCGGAGTTCAGTTCATTTCATTAGGAACGTTGACACATTCGGTCAAAAGCATTGACATCAGCTTGGAATTGGAGGTCGATTAA